From Chloroflexota bacterium, the proteins below share one genomic window:
- a CDS encoding metal-sulfur cluster assembly factor — MLSDDMVRSALKNVVDPEIGVNIVDLGLIYNVDIRDEGRQIVVDMTLTTPACPAGPQIIDQAHKEVKALEVIHPSLNDVNINLVWTPFWNPEMMSQDAKDELGYF, encoded by the coding sequence ATGCTTAGTGATGATATGGTTCGTTCAGCCCTCAAAAACGTCGTTGACCCTGAAATTGGGGTTAATATCGTTGATTTGGGTTTGATCTACAATGTTGATATTCGTGATGAAGGCCGCCAAATCGTGGTTGATATGACCCTGACAACGCCTGCTTGTCCAGCTGGGCCACAAATTATCGACCAAGCGCACAAAGAAGTCAAAGCGCTCGAAGTGATTCACCCCAGCTTGAACGATGTGAATATCAACTTGGTTTGGACTCCATTTTGGAACCCCGAAATGATGAGCCAAGATGCTAAAGATGAATTAGGTTATTTCTAA
- a CDS encoding iron-sulfur cluster assembly scaffold protein, with product MDRQEAIEFLLEHYEQPRHRGELADPDVTMPGGNPGCGDVVTIYLKVDAANDAIQDLAFVGEGCTISQAAASILLEQMQGQALAAVEALDFNWMIDELGREVVQSRPRCATLALGTLKAAIKKYRNDQIRAELGENAPTQTAPETFSN from the coding sequence GTGGATCGCCAAGAAGCTATCGAGTTTTTGCTCGAACATTATGAACAACCGCGCCATCGCGGCGAATTGGCCGATCCGGATGTGACCATGCCTGGTGGTAATCCTGGTTGCGGCGATGTCGTAACAATCTATCTCAAGGTCGATGCTGCCAACGATGCAATTCAAGATCTGGCCTTTGTTGGTGAGGGCTGCACCATCAGCCAAGCCGCCGCCTCGATTTTGCTCGAACAAATGCAGGGCCAAGCATTGGCAGCGGTTGAAGCCTTGGATTTTAATTGGATGATCGATGAGTTGGGCCGTGAGGTGGTGCAATCGCGCCCGCGTTGCGCAACCTTGGCTTTGGGTACGCTCAAGGCTGCGATCAAAAAATATCGTAACGATCAGATTCGGGCTGAGCTTGGCGAAAACGCCCCGACCCAGACCGCGCCTGAAACATTTTCAAATTAA
- a CDS encoding tetratricopeptide repeat protein, protein MNQHLWQVEWLQQLLQQPHIALNQPAIQQLVNAKGGLHALLQWLCQQPLQPDQQRLLQLIVTEPQRSIAYYADSLGIHTTTYHRHFKKICQQLTTFLNDGVAEPQASPSFNLPIPPTRCLGRGNEQQSINRLFAKGQRLISILGFGGVGKTRLALAIAETQQANYRDGVCFCGLASISQPQLVLATIAEALGVAIGPQQTPEKALQQFLAKRQLLLILDNVEHVVEGVAAIGQLLREAPQLQILATSRVPLNLYGEYMLQLQPLVVPTKPIASQDLAETPAIALFIERAQSHAARFSLDDASLEAIRHICSQLEGLPLALELAAAHTRMLSPQRLAQQLTNHVLGLKTSIRDLPERQRSLRNLISWSVDLLEPSQQQALQALAIWPAGWTPSSASFALDLAEDDSTLYDILANLVDHHLIMQVPQAERWVLHPFVREYVLEQLAPARQQQFAQQHLAWATQLSEAFNQHFADAQQQWLDLFEAEHDNLRAALAWASSNHYPIAALNIAVNSWRFWWARSYFNEGQQWLDQALAQATSQPQSLEPILHSRALNACGAIAWSRGDIAAAQAHFSQSLALYDANNNPIGAAMVRNNLALVAIKQQAYAQAESLFELNATVFGSTVEQAANYAATLSNLAMLARYRGDLQRAYDLAQQTLALRQTLNNQWATATSLTNLGAISLQRGEFQPAQRYYQQSLQVLHQLGERESIAECLEGLAILAIQAGQYQLGAQRLMMVEQLRESIGAPRSEPEQALLAPWIAQLEQQLDRSIRQQLHQQTSLDLLKSMIEQALSEP, encoded by the coding sequence ATGAATCAGCATCTCTGGCAGGTTGAATGGCTGCAACAACTCCTACAACAACCGCATATCGCGCTCAATCAGCCAGCAATCCAGCAGCTTGTAAATGCCAAAGGTGGTCTGCATGCATTGTTGCAATGGCTTTGCCAACAACCATTACAGCCGGATCAACAACGCTTGCTGCAATTGATTGTGACCGAACCCCAACGCAGTATCGCCTATTATGCCGATAGCCTAGGCATTCATACAACCACCTATCATCGCCATTTCAAAAAGATATGCCAACAATTAACGACGTTTTTAAATGATGGAGTTGCCGAACCGCAAGCCAGCCCCAGTTTCAACCTACCGATTCCGCCAACTCGCTGTTTAGGTCGTGGCAATGAGCAACAAAGCATCAATCGGCTGTTTGCCAAAGGTCAACGTTTGATCAGCATTTTAGGCTTTGGTGGGGTTGGCAAAACTCGCTTGGCGTTGGCGATTGCCGAAACCCAGCAGGCTAATTATCGTGATGGAGTCTGTTTTTGTGGGCTAGCCAGCATTAGCCAACCACAATTAGTTTTAGCGACAATTGCCGAAGCACTTGGCGTAGCGATTGGCCCGCAACAAACCCCTGAAAAAGCGCTACAACAATTTCTCGCCAAGCGTCAACTCTTGCTGATTTTGGACAATGTTGAGCATGTTGTCGAAGGGGTTGCCGCGATTGGCCAGCTTTTACGTGAAGCACCACAGTTGCAAATTTTGGCAACCAGTCGTGTACCGCTCAATTTATATGGCGAATATATGCTGCAACTTCAGCCATTGGTCGTGCCAACCAAGCCAATCGCCAGCCAAGATTTAGCTGAAACACCAGCAATTGCCCTGTTTATTGAGCGTGCTCAAAGCCATGCTGCCAGATTTAGCCTCGATGATGCCAGCCTTGAAGCCATACGCCACATTTGTAGCCAACTTGAGGGCTTGCCCTTAGCGCTAGAATTAGCTGCCGCCCACACTCGGATGCTCTCGCCACAACGCTTGGCCCAACAACTCACCAACCATGTGCTCGGCCTCAAAACCAGCATTCGCGATTTGCCCGAACGCCAACGCAGCCTGCGCAACCTGATTAGTTGGAGCGTCGATCTGCTGGAACCAAGCCAGCAACAAGCCCTGCAAGCCTTGGCAATTTGGCCCGCTGGTTGGACACCCAGCAGCGCGAGCTTCGCCCTTGATCTCGCCGAGGATGATTCGACGCTCTACGATATCTTGGCAAACTTGGTTGATCATCATTTAATTATGCAAGTGCCACAGGCTGAACGTTGGGTTTTGCACCCATTTGTCCGAGAATATGTGCTTGAGCAATTAGCGCCAGCTCGACAGCAACAATTTGCCCAGCAACATCTGGCGTGGGCTACCCAACTGAGCGAGGCCTTTAACCAGCATTTTGCCGATGCCCAACAACAATGGCTTGATTTATTCGAGGCCGAGCACGACAATCTCCGAGCTGCCTTGGCTTGGGCCAGCAGCAACCACTACCCAATTGCCGCCTTGAATATTGCGGTTAATAGTTGGCGTTTTTGGTGGGCACGTAGTTATTTCAATGAAGGTCAACAATGGCTCGATCAAGCTTTAGCCCAAGCCACGAGCCAACCCCAGAGCCTTGAGCCAATCTTGCATTCACGCGCCTTGAATGCCTGTGGCGCTATCGCTTGGAGTCGTGGCGATATTGCGGCGGCCCAAGCGCATTTTAGCCAGAGCCTAGCACTCTACGATGCCAACAATAATCCAATTGGCGCGGCCATGGTGCGCAATAATTTGGCACTCGTGGCGATTAAACAGCAGGCCTATGCCCAAGCTGAAAGCTTGTTTGAGCTGAATGCAACAGTTTTTGGTAGCACGGTCGAACAAGCTGCGAATTATGCTGCAACTTTGAGCAATTTGGCCATGTTGGCGCGTTATCGGGGCGACTTGCAACGTGCCTATGATTTGGCCCAGCAAACCCTCGCCCTGCGTCAAACCCTCAATAACCAGTGGGCAACCGCAACGTCGTTGACCAATTTGGGGGCAATTAGCCTACAACGCGGCGAATTTCAGCCAGCCCAACGTTACTATCAACAAAGCTTGCAGGTGCTCCACCAGCTTGGCGAGCGCGAAAGTATCGCCGAATGTTTAGAAGGCTTGGCAATTTTGGCAATTCAGGCAGGCCAGTATCAACTTGGTGCGCAGCGCTTGATGATGGTCGAACAATTACGCGAATCAATCGGCGCACCACGCTCCGAGCCAGAACAAGCTCTGCTAGCACCATGGATCGCGCAACTTGAGCAACAGCTTGATCGAAGCATTCGTCAACAACTTCATCAGCAAACCAGTCTTGATCTGCTTAAATCGATGATTGAACAAGCACTTAGCGAACCCTAA
- a CDS encoding beta-lactamase family protein, with amino-acid sequence MLNFAKLLPRWQRWILLTGMASMLLASCTTANTQSTATSAVTATSVPTSVSAATVEPTAAATVTTAPTKANAGVESSSIYTSTNQLFSVPIPTNWQLEDQAGIVRLNDPDQKIKIALLSVEETDLSKAIELGWQQADPSFTLKPDDSQEMPAPSGVEKALVAAYDTKNTTQTTVALAQLHEGVAYLMLVQGENATITKRQSQVGIIQSGFTILALNQTTITADQRVDVGTELISELENFIQTEQAKYKIPGVSVAIVQDGQIAYSKGFGVRDVVSQAPMDADTQMMIGSTGKSLTTLLMATLVDQGKLEWDTPVVELLPNFKVKDPEITKQITVRHLVCACTGVPRRDFEMIFNAEDLDAQGIIASVADFEFFTDFGEAFQYSNQMVAIGGFAAAAASGGDLNQLDRTFAEALTERVLKPMGMNNTTLDQAVVEASPNHALPHGLDLTNATYRTIPISMEFAIKGVAPAGATEWSTANDMGNYLITLLNHGITPSGQRLVSDENLDVLWEPQIAIDAKSSYGLGWMITDYHGLEFIAHGGTTFGFSSEFAFIPEANIGIVVLSNGQYANHFATSISDRYFELAFDQPSKAAETAAYSAQSIEQSLGEVAKNLAPELDLASVEPLLGSYTNAALGDVSLMLNGEELWLDIGAIQTQFKPVLNDQGEPDGYLSVTPPFTGIPFKTGVDANNQPTLTMDVGSETYLFTRKP; translated from the coding sequence ATGTTGAACTTTGCCAAATTATTGCCCCGCTGGCAACGCTGGATTTTGCTCACCGGAATGGCCTCAATGCTCTTAGCGAGTTGTACCACTGCCAATACCCAATCGACTGCTACCAGCGCGGTAACTGCGACCAGTGTTCCAACTAGTGTCAGCGCGGCAACTGTTGAGCCAACCGCTGCCGCAACCGTAACTACCGCCCCAACCAAGGCCAATGCAGGCGTAGAAAGCAGCAGTATCTATACCAGTACCAACCAATTATTCTCAGTGCCGATTCCGACAAACTGGCAACTTGAAGACCAAGCTGGGATTGTGCGACTGAATGATCCCGATCAAAAAATTAAGATTGCCCTGTTGAGTGTTGAAGAAACTGATTTAAGTAAGGCGATTGAATTAGGTTGGCAGCAAGCCGACCCAAGTTTTACGCTTAAACCCGATGATAGCCAAGAAATGCCAGCCCCGAGTGGGGTGGAAAAGGCCTTGGTTGCCGCCTACGACACCAAAAATACCACCCAGACCACCGTAGCCTTGGCTCAATTGCACGAAGGCGTAGCGTATTTGATGCTGGTGCAAGGCGAAAATGCCACGATTACCAAACGACAATCACAAGTTGGTATCATTCAATCGGGCTTTACGATTTTGGCGCTCAACCAAACCACTATTACTGCTGATCAAAGGGTTGATGTTGGGACAGAACTGATCAGTGAATTAGAAAATTTTATTCAAACTGAACAAGCCAAATATAAGATTCCTGGCGTGAGCGTGGCGATTGTCCAAGATGGTCAAATTGCCTATAGCAAAGGCTTTGGGGTGCGCGATGTGGTTTCGCAAGCGCCGATGGATGCCGATACCCAGATGATGATTGGCTCAACTGGCAAAAGCTTGACAACCTTGTTGATGGCAACCTTGGTCGATCAAGGCAAACTCGAATGGGATACGCCAGTGGTTGAATTACTGCCTAATTTCAAGGTCAAAGATCCTGAAATTACTAAGCAAATCACCGTGCGCCATTTGGTTTGTGCTTGTACTGGTGTGCCGCGCCGCGATTTCGAGATGATTTTCAATGCTGAAGATTTAGATGCTCAAGGGATTATCGCTTCGGTTGCTGATTTTGAGTTCTTCACCGATTTTGGCGAGGCCTTTCAATATAGCAATCAGATGGTGGCGATTGGTGGCTTTGCAGCAGCAGCGGCGAGCGGCGGCGATCTGAACCAGCTTGATCGGACCTTTGCCGAAGCATTGACTGAACGAGTGCTCAAACCTATGGGCATGAATAACACCACGCTTGATCAAGCAGTTGTTGAAGCCAGCCCCAATCATGCCCTGCCTCATGGCTTGGATTTGACCAATGCAACCTACCGAACCATTCCGATCAGCATGGAATTTGCGATCAAAGGCGTAGCTCCAGCGGGCGCAACCGAGTGGTCAACTGCCAACGATATGGGCAATTATCTGATTACCTTGCTCAATCATGGGATTACTCCTAGTGGCCAACGCTTGGTTTCCGACGAAAATTTAGATGTGCTGTGGGAGCCACAAATTGCGATCGATGCCAAATCAAGCTACGGGCTGGGTTGGATGATTACTGATTATCATGGCTTGGAATTTATTGCTCATGGTGGTACAACTTTTGGCTTCTCATCGGAGTTTGCCTTTATTCCAGAGGCCAACATTGGGATTGTGGTTTTGAGCAATGGTCAATATGCCAACCATTTTGCCACCAGCATTAGCGATCGCTACTTTGAATTAGCCTTTGATCAACCAAGCAAAGCGGCTGAAACTGCGGCCTATAGCGCTCAAAGCATTGAACAATCGTTGGGCGAAGTTGCTAAAAATCTTGCGCCTGAGTTGGATTTGGCTAGCGTTGAGCCATTACTGGGCAGCTATACCAATGCTGCCTTGGGCGATGTGAGCTTGATGCTGAATGGAGAGGAACTGTGGCTGGATATTGGCGCGATTCAAACGCAATTCAAGCCAGTATTGAACGACCAAGGCGAGCCTGATGGCTATCTCTCAGTAACCCCGCCGTTCACCGGAATTCCCTTCAAAACAGGCGTTGATGCGAATAATCAACCAACCTTGACCATGGATGTTGGCAGCGAAACCTATCTGTTTACGCGCAAACCATAG
- a CDS encoding PT domain-containing protein, whose protein sequence is MARALTVPVGLSRSLQPRRQPQPTHQPTHQPTHQPTHQPTHQPTHQPTHQPIHRPIHRPIHRPTHRPTPQLIPRRRRSLTRRLVRQPTRRRIHQPIHRQQRLATHQRIRRLVRQPTRLVPRHLFNIYPL, encoded by the coding sequence ATGGCCAGAGCCTTGACAGTACCAGTGGGATTGTCACGATCGTTGCAGCCGCGACGGCAACCCCAACCAACACACCAACCAACACACCAACCAACACACCAACCAACACACCAACCAACACACCAACCAACACACCAACCAACACACCAACCAATACACCGACCAATACACCGACCAATACACCGACCAACACACCGACCAACACCCCAACTAATACCGCGACGGCGACGGTCACTAACACGCCGACTGGTACGCCAACCAACACGCCGACGAATACACCAACCAATACACCGACAGCAACGGTTAGCAACACACCAACGAATACGCCGACTGGTACGCCAACCAACACGCCTGGTCCCACGACATTTATTCAATATCTACCCTTTGTGA
- a CDS encoding adenylate/guanylate cyclase domain-containing protein gives MPNHPLTLLEPRLRSLLPAMLYASVWVEPIPERLIQVFEHLRTLRRMLGDYVPRFVAETPPTPGLARSAWQEGTLMFTDLAGFTTLMDAHADDHATDQVLNVLNSYFAQMVEIISKSGGNLLEWTGDAMLVQFPADGERNDTALAVRAGLRMQRAMKQFNQLTTPQGVISLGMRIGLHRGRFIAADIGTPKRMEYVLLGEAVQATKYAEGAGEVGRVCLSQAALQAVGGLYRCELLHDGYALVCDDLAEQALGEYDIAPTKRRQAGGFLLDRSVVALVHEIEEMLNTTEPLASFLPVSVLRLLVETAAQRKVPPQWLQLPVIYMNLSGISDAPEYLDPDEEPLLIKAYSRIFALINAAVETSGGILKNVTYDKSGSNILIHFGVTGAHVDDGLRAAQTALAIQKLVEQSPELHFRRYQQRIRCKIGLAYGPAFAAEIGEPRGRREFNLLGDVVNTAARLMAAAEQGQILLEASLQQLIDQQLPCVDLGTISLKGKASPTPIFSLHLAR, from the coding sequence ATGCCAAATCATCCATTAACGTTGCTAGAGCCACGCTTGCGCTCGTTATTGCCAGCGATGTTGTATGCCTCGGTTTGGGTCGAGCCGATTCCAGAACGCTTGATTCAGGTTTTTGAGCATTTGCGCACCTTGCGACGCATGTTGGGTGATTATGTGCCGCGCTTCGTTGCTGAAACCCCGCCAACGCCAGGCCTCGCCCGCTCTGCTTGGCAAGAAGGCACCTTGATGTTTACTGATTTGGCGGGCTTTACCACATTAATGGATGCCCACGCCGATGATCATGCCACCGATCAAGTGTTAAATGTGTTGAATAGCTATTTTGCCCAGATGGTTGAAATTATCAGCAAATCAGGTGGCAATCTTTTGGAATGGACAGGCGATGCCATGTTGGTGCAATTTCCGGCTGATGGTGAGCGCAACGACACTGCATTGGCGGTGCGGGCTGGCCTGCGCATGCAACGGGCGATGAAGCAATTTAATCAATTAACCACGCCCCAAGGCGTTATTTCGCTGGGCATGCGCATCGGTTTGCATCGTGGGCGCTTTATTGCTGCCGATATTGGCACACCCAAACGCATGGAATATGTGCTGTTGGGCGAGGCGGTGCAAGCGACGAAATATGCTGAAGGCGCAGGCGAAGTTGGGCGGGTTTGCCTTAGCCAAGCGGCTCTGCAAGCGGTTGGGGGTTTGTATCGCTGTGAGTTATTGCATGATGGCTATGCTTTGGTTTGTGATGATTTAGCCGAGCAAGCCTTGGGCGAATATGATATTGCGCCGACCAAACGCCGCCAAGCAGGCGGATTTTTGCTCGATCGCAGTGTTGTGGCGTTGGTGCATGAAATTGAAGAAATGCTCAACACGACTGAGCCATTAGCCAGCTTTTTGCCGGTGTCGGTGCTGCGCTTGTTGGTTGAAACCGCTGCTCAGCGTAAAGTACCGCCGCAATGGCTGCAACTCCCTGTTATCTATATGAATTTGAGCGGCATCAGCGATGCCCCCGAATATCTCGACCCCGACGAAGAACCCTTGTTGATCAAAGCCTATTCACGGATTTTTGCCTTGATCAATGCGGCGGTCGAAACTTCCGGCGGGATTCTGAAAAATGTGACTTACGATAAATCTGGCTCGAATATTTTGATTCATTTTGGGGTGACTGGAGCGCATGTTGATGATGGCTTGCGGGCGGCCCAAACCGCGTTAGCGATTCAAAAATTGGTTGAGCAATCGCCAGAATTGCATTTTCGGCGTTATCAACAACGAATTCGCTGCAAAATTGGCCTTGCCTATGGCCCAGCGTTTGCCGCCGAAATTGGCGAGCCACGCGGGCGGCGTGAATTTAATTTGTTGGGCGATGTGGTTAATACTGCCGCACGGTTAATGGCTGCTGCTGAACAGGGCCAAATTTTGCTCGAAGCCAGTCTGCAACAACTGATTGATCAACAATTGCCATGTGTTGATTTGGGCACAATCAGCTTGAAAGGCAAGGCTAGCCCAACTCCAATTTTTAGCTTGCACCTTGCTAGATAA